One Spinacia oleracea cultivar Varoflay chromosome 4, BTI_SOV_V1, whole genome shotgun sequence DNA segment encodes these proteins:
- the LOC110784237 gene encoding 26.5 kDa heat shock protein, mitochondrial codes for MAMARLALKQKNSVLVPCNKFIGEGLGGVQGHGWKYGLSMSSSSAESDGKEVAVQTDEEGGRNRNMSSRWRSLLPFRKPSSLWRRKDHARHTQPFENFPNPSLGNALLEAAENMNKLFENVIPTHMMMSAPRQLIGKFKETEENYKIRYEMPGLTKDDLKVTVDGGVLRIRGERKVEEEDGSDDDKYFMSYGYYDTSLVLPDDAKEDDIKAELKDGVLTITIPKTESHGKDVKEIEVY; via the exons ATGGCTATGGCAAGGCTAGCTTTGAAGCAAAAAAACTCAGTTTTAGTACCTTGTAATAAGTTTATTGGGGAGGGATTGGGTGGTGTGCAGGGACATGGTTGGAAGTATGGGTTATCAATGTCATCATCATCAGCTGAATCAGACGGTAAAGAAGTGGCTGTTCAAACTGATGAAGAAGGCGGTCGCAACCGCAACATGAGTAGCAGGTGGCGGTCcttgttgccatttcgaaagcCTTCTAGCCTTTGGAGGAGGAAGGATCATGCGCGTCACACTCAACCTTTTG AGAATTTCCCAAATCCCAGCCTAGGAAACGCTCTACTAGAGGCAGCAGAAAACATGAACAAGCTATTTGAAAACGTCATACCAACCCATATGATGATGTCAGCACCCAGACAGCTTATCGGCAAGTTCAAAGAGACAGAAGAAAACTACAAGATAAGGTATGAAATGCCAGGTTTAACCAAGGACGACCTCAAAGTGACCGTCGATGGTGGTGTGCTGAGGATTCGAGGGGAGCGAAAGGTGGAGGAAGAAGATGGGTCCGACGACGACAAGTATTTTATGAGTTATGGTTATTACGACACTAGCTTAGTTTTGCCTGATGATGCTAAGGAAGATGATATCAAGGCTGAGTTGAAGGATGGTGTGCTTACTATTACCATACCCAAAACTGAGTCTCATGGCAAAGATGTCAAGGAGATTGAAGTTTACTAA
- the LOC110784294 gene encoding uncharacterized protein isoform X1 has product MGGCLACGIKPESIASLDERPKRSISQGQTGRIPSISRDYWTTSLCDMDNSAMQSQGSLSSITASFQAPDTPAGISSSNPPSEFVNHGLHLWNQTRQRWVDNKNQSNKGQQIRDPKISWNASYDSLLGSNKPFGQPVPLTEMVDFLVDIWEQEGMYD; this is encoded by the exons TGGTTGCCTTGCATGTGGCATTAAGCCTGAATCAATAGCATCCTTGGATGAGCGACCAAAACGCAGTATAAGTCAAGGTCAAACAGGAAGGATACCCAGTATTTCCAGAGATTATTGGACGACAAGTCTGTGTGATATGGACAACAGTGCGATGCAGTCACAAGGAAGCTTATCATCAATTACTGCTTCATTTCAAGCCCCTGATACACCAGCTGGTATCAGCAGCTCCAATCCTCCTTCTgaatttgtaaatcatg GTCTCCATCTCTGGAACCAGACCAGGCAACGCTGGGTAGATAATAAAAATCAAAGTAATAAAGGACAACAAATCCGTGATCCAAAAATAAG TTGGAACGCGTCTTATGACAGCTTACTCGGGAGTAACAAGCCATTTGGTCAACCAGTACCTCTCACT GAAATGGTAGATTTTCTTGTGGACATCTGGGAGCAGGAAGGGATGTACGATTAA
- the LOC110784294 gene encoding uncharacterized protein isoform X2 — protein MGGCLACGIKPESIASLDERPKRSISQGQTGRIPSISRDYWTTSLCDMDNSAMQSQGSLSSITASFQAPDTPAGISSSNPPSEFVNHGLHLWNQTRQRWVDNKNQSNKGQQIRDPKIRGTMAGNRLCGLDIHHSSLC, from the exons TGGTTGCCTTGCATGTGGCATTAAGCCTGAATCAATAGCATCCTTGGATGAGCGACCAAAACGCAGTATAAGTCAAGGTCAAACAGGAAGGATACCCAGTATTTCCAGAGATTATTGGACGACAAGTCTGTGTGATATGGACAACAGTGCGATGCAGTCACAAGGAAGCTTATCATCAATTACTGCTTCATTTCAAGCCCCTGATACACCAGCTGGTATCAGCAGCTCCAATCCTCCTTCTgaatttgtaaatcatg GTCTCCATCTCTGGAACCAGACCAGGCAACGCTGGGTAGATAATAAAAATCAAAGTAATAAAGGACAACAAATCCGTGATCCAAAAATAAG AGGCACAATGGCTGGAAACCGTTTATGTGGTTTAGACATCCACCATAGTAGCTTGTGTTAA